GCGGCCATTTTGTCCACAACCTTCTTGCGCTTCTTCCGGCTGACGTCAGCTTCAACGAGCGTTCGTTCTGCCGAAACGGTGCTCAGCCTCTCATCCCACAGGTGAACGGGCAAGTCCAACATCTCCCGCAGCTTCTGTGCAAATTCCATGCAAAGCTCGCCGCGAGGACCTACGGTGCCGTTCATGTTCTTGGGTAAACCAACGACGATCTCACTGACTTCATTCTCTCGAACGAGCTCATGAATTCGTCCAAATTCATCCCCATCCCGGCGCCGTTCTATTACTTCCAATCCCTGGGCAGTCCAGCCAAAGGCGTCACTGATCGCGACACCAATTCTGCGGTCGCCATAATCCAAACCCAAAATCTTCATTCATTTCTCCTATTCTTACCGGTGATTGGCCAGATAAGAACGTACCAGTTCTTCAATCAGTTCGTCGCGTTCTTTTTTGCGGACTAGACTTCTGGCATTGTTGTGACGAGGAATGTAGGCAGGATCCCCG
This sequence is a window from Paenibacillus urinalis. Protein-coding genes within it:
- the ruvX gene encoding Holliday junction resolvase RuvX, whose amino-acid sequence is MKILGLDYGDRRIGVAISDAFGWTAQGLEVIERRRDGDEFGRIHELVRENEVSEIVVGLPKNMNGTVGPRGELCMEFAQKLREMLDLPVHLWDERLSTVSAERTLVEADVSRKKRKKVVDKMAASLILQNYLDAKSTR